In a single window of the Prosthecochloris marina genome:
- a CDS encoding retention module-containing protein: MDKPIATVLTVTGTVYVRSQRGDIRLLKPGDTVYEGDVVLTKSDGSAELRLIDGEVLFIGESQTVKMTEEFSEQKQEIKDSAEKTDEEAEEKAADAKEGQDSSQIVEEQSDYPHGFIRIERLQEALDAPDYRFVSILGTYESTLNGRAGDPDPFLEGRATHNPRIEFTLAPVDPVEREAVVRLFREFEARERVIDTEPEIGTPENALVDEDDLSPNGNDQSQEPLDGGSLGVVPGGDGVDTFFDGNTPPAGLESAGEEVKYYVSPDGHTLIGYTGDLPPDGVPAQEQRVFEVVINDPASEDGNQSYTFTLLGQLDHPEADGENQLLLTFNFTVEENDGDSASSSFNVTVIDDIPVAEDAVEQGYVEEESLPGGND, translated from the coding sequence ATGGATAAGCCCATAGCAACTGTGCTTACTGTAACCGGTACTGTATATGTACGTTCTCAACGTGGTGACATTCGTCTCCTGAAGCCTGGTGATACGGTATATGAAGGTGACGTTGTTCTAACAAAAAGTGATGGGAGCGCTGAGCTTCGGCTTATCGACGGTGAGGTTCTTTTTATCGGGGAAAGCCAAACTGTCAAAATGACTGAAGAGTTTTCCGAGCAGAAGCAGGAAATAAAAGACTCTGCAGAAAAAACCGATGAGGAGGCCGAAGAAAAAGCCGCAGATGCGAAAGAGGGACAAGATAGCAGTCAGATTGTTGAGGAGCAATCCGATTATCCTCACGGGTTTATTCGTATTGAGCGTCTTCAAGAGGCACTTGATGCTCCGGACTACCGTTTTGTTTCAATTTTAGGCACCTATGAATCAACGCTGAATGGAAGAGCAGGTGATCCCGATCCATTTTTAGAAGGTCGTGCGACACATAATCCCCGAATCGAGTTCACGTTAGCTCCGGTTGACCCTGTAGAACGGGAAGCTGTTGTAAGGTTGTTCAGGGAATTCGAGGCGAGAGAGCGTGTTATCGATACTGAGCCGGAAATAGGAACCCCTGAGAATGCGCTTGTCGACGAAGATGATTTATCGCCGAACGGTAACGACCAGTCCCAGGAACCATTGGATGGTGGCTCTCTTGGTGTGGTTCCAGGCGGCGATGGAGTCGACACATTTTTTGACGGTAATACTCCACCGGCCGGCCTTGAATCTGCAGGCGAAGAGGTCAAATACTATGTTTCACCTGATGGTCATACTCTTATCGGGTATACCGGTGATCTTCCTCCAGATGGAGTTCCAGCCCAGGAACAGAGAGTTTTTGAAGTCGTTATCAATGATCCTGCGTCCGAGGATGGTAACCAGTCATACACATTCACTCTTCTTGGACAGCTCGATCATCCTGAAGCCGATGGTGAAAATCAACTGTTACTGACATTCAACTTTACCGTTGAGGAGAATGATGGGGATTCGGCTTCTTCGAGTTTTAATGTGACTGTTATCGATGATATTCCGGTTGCCGAAGATGCGGTCGAGCAGGGTTATGTGGAAGAAGAGTCGTTACCGGGGGGTAATGATGA